AAAAATCCTTTTTATTTTGCGGAAAACCCTTCTTTTCACATTAACACAGTAGTCCTGATGATTAGCAGAAAATAACCGTTAAGAGAAGAATACAAAGCAAACGGTACGATAAACTGGCACAGCTGAAATCTTATATACTAGATCTAAGGCAGCAATCTGAAAGGAATATCTGAAACGTTTTGTTGCTGACCTTAAAGCACTTACGACAGAAGCAACAGAATATCAGCCGGCGTGATGTCACGCCGGCTGGTCATTTTCCCGGTAAGCGGATGTACCCTCGATCACGAGGTGGGCAAAAAATATGCCCCCCCCCTTTTTTACATGACATGCACATGATAAACATCAGCAGGATCTAAATCAAAAATCCGGGCACTGACGCAACATAGAAATCACTTTTTGCCAGATATCTCATATATATTCCTCACAAGTCTTAAAGTATTACATATGAATTAATGATGTATTATTGTATAGTGTTGTTTATTTATTTTTATCCCTCCAGGAACCAGTAACTGAGGCCGATAAAATGTTTGTACAACACTGTTAATATCCGCAGTGGCTTCATCCTTAAGTTTTTCCCTCGTCCCTTCACCTAATCTTTTAAAATCATTTACCACCGATAGTTTGAGTCCTTCGCTCATATCTTTACCGTAATAGATCGAGCCAACAGTAGCCTCTCCTTCATCAGCATCAAAGTTTCGTTGCAGACCGAAGTTAAACTCAATTAAGTCATCTTCTGTAGCAAAGAGTGCCTTTTTCCTGTCTGAAATCGGCGATCTGTCCAGTGCATTAAGGATATCGTGAGTTTGTAAAAGAGAAAAATCCTTATGATCTTTCATGGCTTCAAAATCAATATGATAACCAACATTCCCAAATCGACTCTTGCCTTTTTGTCTCTCACTTTTTAGCCCCAAAGAAAAAAATGCGAAATGGGTGGTCGCTAACATACTTATATCTAAAGCCTCAGTATTTTCCGTATTAAATGCTATCCCTCGTTGCTCAAGTTGATGACGAGATAAAAAATGGACACTACCTTCAGGACTTGAAAAATCTTTATCAGAATGATGTGTAATATTAAAAGGAGCCTCGTCAAACTTTTTCAAAAATACTGATTCAAGTGAACCTTCGGCAGGTTCATTAAAGCGTTTTCTTAGTCTTGCCAGATTACGTCCGGACTGCCGGGCAATAATATCTTGTGCGGCATCAATATCTTCTGGTTCTTCCTCTATATAACCACTAAACATTCGACCTTCAGTAAGCATAGTGTAATAAGCCAGTTTGACGGCATCGTCCGCAAGAAATCCGTTCTGATCATTAAATCTTACGGGATTATTCCTGACCATCCTGAACAAATTAAGCCCGTCTACCGTGCCGGCAGGATCTGCGCTCAGCCACCGTCCCGCCCACGGCTGGTAATAACGGTAACCGTAGTAATAGAGCCCCGTGGCGTCCTGCTCTTTACCGGAATAACGAATCGTTTTGTAATCCGCCTCCAGCTGGCTGCGGGCGGCAAACAGTGCCGTGCCGCCATACGGGTAATACTCTTCCTGACTGATAAGTTCGCCGCTGCTGTCCACTTCCAGACTGCTGCTGCCGGTGAGGTTGTCGTAGCTGTAGCGAATCTGGTCATTACTGATACCGGCAGGTTGCCCGCTTTCCCAGTGCAGCACCCGCACCTGCGCACGTCCGGCCTCTCCTACTGTTATCACCTCTAATTCTTCGGCTGCGCTGCTGCGCAGCTCCAGCACCGGCAGATAAATCACCCGTTTTGTCTGCGTGCTGCCGCCGGTCAGCTGCGAGGTGATTTTGACGATGCGCTGGCTGCTGGCGTCGTAACGGTAACTTTCGCTGTCGTCGGCTGCGCCGTCGCGGGTGACGGGCGTGACTTTTTGCAACTCCTGGCGCGCCGTCCACAACAGATTCTGCCCCGGTAAAAGCTGTTTCTGCTGCCCGCCGGCGGTGAACAGCGCATCGACATCGGCCGGGTTTTCCGTAAACGTGCTGAGCACCGCGCGGTTGCTGCGGCTGCTGACTGTAATTGATGTCGTGTAGTTATTGCCGGACGCGGGTGCGCTGTGCCGGATTTTCGTCAGGTTTCCGGCGTTGTCGTAGGTGTAAGTGCGGGAGTAGTTTGTGTAGGTGGCGTCATCAAAGGAGGAATAAGCTGGCAGGCTGCTGTTCTGCTGCACCGCGCTGGCCATTTCGCGCCCGCTGGCGCTGACCAGCTGGTACAGGCTGTCGTAGGCGTAGCGGTTTTCGGGCACCACTTGCTGATTGCGCCAGAAACGCGTCTCCTCAGCATCGTTAGTGATAACCAGCACGTTGCCCACCGGGTCATATTCATAGCGCAAATCCTGCAGCACTTTTGCAGCAGACAGACGTTCCGTTTTAATACCAATAAGACGCTGCGTTTCCGCTTCATAACTGTACGTGGTTACCACGCCGTTGCCGTGCTCCTCGCGCAGTTTCTGCCCGGCGGCGGAATACGTCAGGGATTTCACGATAATCTGCTCTGAACCGCCATTCACCGTCAGCCAGCTTCCCTTCAGCAGACCCGCCACGTCATACGCCACGCGCTGCAGATTACCTTTCGCGTCGGTGGTGGTCAGCACATTCCCGGCCGCGTCGACCGTGCCGTTGGT
This genomic interval from Kosakonia sacchari SP1 contains the following:
- a CDS encoding RHS repeat protein, whose product is MSTSLYSKTPSVTVLDNRALLVRAIAYHRHPDTLDITDECITRHQFDARGLPSQSADPRLYAAGLANFSYLSDLNGTALRTQSADAGTSVALNDASGRVFLQVSNIGEGNERSAAVTRTFQYEDASLPGRLLGITEQAAGENARATERFVWGGHSADEQSHNLAGQPVSHYDPAGLLSTGSVSLSGVPLSVTRQLLPDDAEADWQGVDASAWNDLLAGETYTTNGTVDAAGNVLTTTDAKGNLQRVAYDVAGLLKGSWLTVNGGSEQIIVKSLTYSAAGQKLREEHGNGVVTTYSYEAETQRLIGIKTERLSAAKVLQDLRYEYDPVGNVLVITNDAEETRFWRNQQVVPENRYAYDSLYQLVSASGREMASAVQQNSSLPAYSSFDDATYTNYSRTYTYDNAGNLTKIRHSAPASGNNYTTSITVSSRSNRAVLSTFTENPADVDALFTAGGQQKQLLPGQNLLWTARQELQKVTPVTRDGAADDSESYRYDASSQRIVKITSQLTGGSTQTKRVIYLPVLELRSSAAEELEVITVGEAGRAQVRVLHWESGQPAGISNDQIRYSYDNLTGSSSLEVDSSGELISQEEYYPYGGTALFAARSQLEADYKTIRYSGKEQDATGLYYYGYRYYQPWAGRWLSADPAGTVDGLNLFRMVRNNPVRFNDQNGFLADDAVKLAYYTMLTEGRMFSGYIEEEPEDIDAAQDIIARQSGRNLARLRKRFNEPAEGSLESVFLKKFDEAPFNITHHSDKDFSSPEGSVHFLSRHQLEQRGIAFNTENTEALDISMLATTHFAFFSLGLKSERQKGKSRFGNVGYHIDFEAMKDHKDFSLLQTHDILNALDRSPISDRKKALFATEDDLIEFNFGLQRNFDADEGEATVGSIYYGKDMSEGLKLSVVNDFKRLGEGTREKLKDEATADINSVVQTFYRPQLLVPGGIKINKQHYTIIHH